Below is a genomic region from Methanosphaera sp. ISO3-F5.
TTTGGAGGAGAAGAAAATGGTGGACTAATATTCCCTGACTTTGTATATGGAAGAGACTCCGGATTAGCAACAGCAATGTTACTAGAAATATTAGCAACAACAAAAAAACCATTATCTGAATTAATAAATGAACTACCAACATATTACTCTGAAAAAAGAAAAGTAGAATGTCCTGATGATAAAAAACAATTCGTTGCAGAAAGTATAATAAATGACACAACAGAATATGAAGTAGACACAACAGATGGAGTAAAAGTAATTACAGATGAAGGATGGGTAATTATAAGACCATCAGGAACAGAACCAATATACAGATGTTTCTCAGAAGCAAAAACTCCAGAAAAAGCAGCAGAACTAGCAGACTGGGGAATGACTTTAATCGAAAAATATTTAGATTAGAAAAAATGATTAAATACCTTTCATCCCTTTAAAACTTTTTTTTAAATAAAACCACTTATAAAACTAGTTCACTCTTTTTAAAATTTATTATCAACACATAACAAAATTATATATTAGATAAGAAAACAAATAATAGGAGAATAAAAAAAAATGTCAGACATAAAAAAGGAAATAGCCAGCAGAGTAAAAGATATGCGAGAAGTATGTGAAATAAGCATACAAGAAATGGCAGAAAAACTAGATCTACCAATAAAAACATACGAATCATATGAAACAGGAAATGTAGACATACCTGCAAGTATACTATATGAAGCATCACAAATATTCAATGTAGATACAAGTCTCTTACTAACAGGAGAAGACACAAGAATGAGTGTATTCGCAGTAACACGAAAAGACAAAGGAGTAAGAATAAACAGGAGAGAAGCATATGATTATGAAAACTTGGCATCAAGCTTCACACACAAAACAATAGAACCATTCATAGTAACAGTAATGCCAAGAGAAGATAATTACATACCTGAACCAAACTATCATAAAGGATATGAATTTGTATATGTACTCGAAGGAAAATTAAGATTATACATCAAAGACAATATCCTAGACTTAAATGAAGGAGACTCAGTATACTTCGACTCACAACATAAACATTCAATGATAGCATTAGAAAACAAAGCAGTAAAATTCCTAGATGTACTAAACAATAATGAGTAGGTGAAGAAATGGTTTCATTACTAAACAAATACATAAACAGGGATGACTTCACATCATATGAAGATTTCAACCAAAATTTTAAAATTAACGTACCAGAAGACTTTAACTTTGCATATGACATAGTAGATACCTATGCAAGAGAATGTCCTGATAAAGTAGCATTATCCTGGTGTGATGACAATGAAGATAAAGTATTCACATTCAAAGACTTAAAAACATTAAGTGACAAAGCAGCAAACTTTTTCACATCACTAGGAATAACAAAAGGAGACAGAGTACTGCTTACACTAAAAAGCAGATACGACTTCTGGTACTGTATGCTTGCACTACATAAAATAAAAGCAATAGCCGTACCTGCAACACACATGCTAAAACCTGAAGATATAGAATATAGGATAACTTCTGGTGGAATAAAAACAGTAATAGTAATTAGAGAGGATGGTGTTCCTGAAAACTATGCTGAAGTAGAAGAAACACT
It encodes:
- a CDS encoding helix-turn-helix domain-containing protein: MSDIKKEIASRVKDMREVCEISIQEMAEKLDLPIKTYESYETGNVDIPASILYEASQIFNVDTSLLLTGEDTRMSVFAVTRKDKGVRINRREAYDYENLASSFTHKTIEPFIVTVMPREDNYIPEPNYHKGYEFVYVLEGKLRLYIKDNILDLNEGDSVYFDSQHKHSMIALENKAVKFLDVLNNNE